Proteins encoded in a region of the Pseudomonas viciae genome:
- the leuS gene encoding leucine--tRNA ligase: MHEHYQPREIEAAAQSFWDEQKSFEVSEQPGKETYYCLSMFPYPSGKLHMGHVRNYTIGDVISRYQRMQGKNVLQPMGWDAFGMPAENAAMKNNVAPAKWTYENIAYMKTQLRSLGLAVDWSREVTTCKPDYYRWEQWLFTRLFEKGVIYRKNGTVNWDPVDQTVLANEQVIDGRGWRSGALIEKREIPMYYFKITAYADELLESLDELTGWPEQVKTMQRNWIGKSRGMEVQFPYDVASIGEAGNLKVFTTRPDTLMGATYVAVAAEHPLATLAARNNPALQAFIAECKGGSVAEADVATQEKKGLPTALFVEHPLTGEKLPVWVANYVLMHYGDGAVMAVPAHDERDFEFAHKYNLPVKAVVRTSAGDQTPAPWQDAYGEHGELINSGAFDGLDFAGAFDAIEVALIKKNLGASRTQFRLRDWGISRQRYWGCPIPIVHCDTCGDVPVPEDQLPVVLPEDVVPDGAGSPLARMPEFYECNCPKCGAPAKRETDTMDTFVESSWYYARYASPHFEGGLVEKSAADHWLPVDQYIGGIEHAILHLLYARFFHKLMRDEGLVSSNEPFKNLLTQGMVIAETYYRREANGAYTWFNPADVELERDSKAKVISAKLIADGLPVEIGGTEKMAKSKNNGVDPQSMIDQFGADTCRLFMMFASPPDMSAEWSDSGVEGSHRFLKRVWRLAQAHVTQGLPGKLEVAGLNDEQKAIRRSIHLAIKQASHDVGQNHKFNTAIAQVMTLMNVLEKAAQGTEQDRALVHEGLEAVTLLLAPITPHISHELWNQLGHADPVIDASWPVVDETALVQDSLTLVIQVNGKLRGQIEMPAAATREEVEAAARANENVLRFVDGLTIRKVIVVPGKLVNIVAS, encoded by the coding sequence ATGCACGAACACTACCAGCCCCGTGAAATCGAAGCCGCCGCCCAGTCGTTCTGGGACGAGCAAAAGTCCTTTGAAGTCAGTGAACAGCCAGGCAAGGAGACTTACTACTGCCTGTCGATGTTCCCTTACCCCAGCGGCAAGCTACACATGGGGCACGTGCGCAACTACACCATCGGCGACGTGATCTCCCGCTATCAGCGCATGCAAGGCAAGAACGTCCTGCAACCCATGGGTTGGGACGCCTTCGGCATGCCGGCGGAAAACGCCGCGATGAAGAACAACGTGGCCCCCGCCAAGTGGACCTACGAAAACATCGCCTACATGAAGACCCAGCTGCGCAGCCTGGGCCTGGCGGTGGACTGGTCCCGCGAGGTCACCACCTGCAAGCCCGACTACTACCGCTGGGAACAATGGCTGTTCACCCGCCTGTTCGAAAAAGGCGTGATCTACCGCAAGAACGGCACCGTGAACTGGGACCCGGTTGACCAGACCGTACTGGCCAACGAACAAGTGATCGACGGCCGCGGCTGGCGTTCCGGCGCGCTGATCGAAAAACGCGAAATCCCGATGTACTACTTCAAGATCACCGCCTACGCGGATGAACTGCTGGAGAGCCTCGACGAACTGACTGGCTGGCCTGAACAGGTCAAGACCATGCAACGCAACTGGATTGGCAAGTCCCGGGGCATGGAAGTGCAATTCCCGTACGACGTTGCCTCCATTGGCGAAGCCGGCAACCTGAAGGTCTTCACCACCCGTCCGGATACCTTGATGGGCGCCACTTATGTCGCCGTGGCCGCCGAGCACCCGTTGGCGACCCTGGCCGCCCGGAATAACCCCGCGCTGCAGGCGTTCATTGCCGAATGCAAGGGCGGCAGCGTCGCCGAAGCCGACGTCGCCACTCAAGAGAAGAAAGGCCTGCCGACCGCGCTGTTCGTCGAGCACCCGCTCACCGGTGAAAAACTCCCGGTGTGGGTCGCCAACTACGTACTGATGCATTACGGCGATGGTGCTGTCATGGCAGTGCCGGCCCACGACGAACGCGATTTCGAATTCGCCCACAAGTACAACCTGCCCGTCAAAGCCGTAGTGCGCACCAGCGCCGGTGATCAAACCCCGGCCCCTTGGCAGGACGCCTACGGCGAACACGGCGAGCTGATCAACTCCGGCGCGTTCGACGGCCTGGACTTCGCCGGCGCGTTCGATGCCATCGAAGTGGCGCTGATCAAGAAAAACCTCGGCGCCTCCCGCACCCAGTTCCGCCTGCGCGACTGGGGCATCAGCCGCCAGCGCTACTGGGGCTGCCCGATCCCGATCGTGCATTGCGATACCTGCGGCGACGTACCGGTACCGGAAGATCAACTGCCCGTGGTCCTGCCGGAAGACGTCGTACCCGACGGCGCCGGTTCGCCCCTGGCGCGCATGCCTGAGTTCTACGAGTGCAACTGCCCGAAATGCGGCGCACCGGCCAAGCGTGAAACCGACACCATGGACACCTTCGTCGAGTCCTCGTGGTACTACGCCCGCTACGCCTCGCCGCACTTTGAAGGCGGCCTGGTGGAAAAATCCGCGGCTGACCATTGGTTGCCGGTGGATCAATACATCGGCGGCATCGAACACGCCATTCTCCACCTGCTCTACGCGCGCTTCTTTCACAAGCTGATGCGCGACGAAGGCCTGGTGAGCTCCAACGAGCCGTTCAAGAATCTGCTGACCCAAGGCATGGTGATCGCCGAGACTTACTATCGTCGCGAAGCCAACGGTGCCTACACCTGGTTCAACCCGGCGGACGTCGAACTCGAGCGTGACAGCAAAGCCAAGGTCATCAGCGCCAAGCTGATCGCCGACGGCCTGCCGGTGGAAATCGGCGGCACCGAGAAGATGGCCAAGTCGAAGAACAATGGCGTTGACCCACAATCGATGATTGACCAGTTCGGCGCAGACACCTGCCGCCTGTTCATGATGTTCGCCTCGCCACCTGACATGAGCGCGGAATGGTCCGACTCGGGCGTCGAGGGCTCGCACCGTTTCCTCAAGCGCGTCTGGCGCCTGGCTCAAGCTCACGTCACTCAGGGCCTGCCGGGCAAACTGGAGGTCGCCGGCCTGAACGATGAGCAGAAAGCCATCCGTCGCTCGATTCACCTGGCCATCAAGCAGGCCAGCCATGACGTCGGCCAGAACCACAAATTCAACACTGCCATCGCCCAGGTGATGACGCTGATGAATGTCCTGGAAAAAGCCGCGCAAGGCACCGAACAGGATCGCGCACTGGTTCACGAAGGCCTGGAAGCCGTGACCTTGCTGCTGGCGCCGATCACGCCGCACATCAGCCACGAGCTGTGGAATCAACTGGGTCACGCCGACCCGGTGATCGACGCCAGCTGGCCGGTGGTGGACGAAACCGCGCTGGTGCAGGACAGCCTGACCCTGGTCATCCAGGTCAATGGCAAGCTGCGCGGCCAGATCGAAATGCCGGCCGCCGCCACTCGCGAAGAAGTCGAAGCCGCCGCACGGGCCAACGAAAACGTGCTGCGCTTCGTCGATGGCCTGACGATCCGCAAAGTGATCGTCGTGCCCGGCAAGCTGGTCAACATCGTCGCAAGCTAA